A portion of the Flavobacterium magnum genome contains these proteins:
- a CDS encoding flavin reductase family protein, whose protein sequence is MQFDPALNDRRSVYKLLTGAVIPRPIGWISTLSEDNIPNLAPFSFFNVVGDDPPHVMFSAARSSGANKDTLNNVLATKQFVVNMVTEDIVDQMNKTSETVAADVNEFELAGLTALESIKVKPFRVGESPITMECELVHHYELENHQYGGAVVVIGKIVMFHIDDEVLLEGFGIDMDRYKPISRLAGANYSRMGEIFTVKRA, encoded by the coding sequence ATGCAATTTGATCCTGCCCTGAACGACCGGCGATCGGTCTACAAACTGCTTACCGGTGCCGTCATTCCGCGTCCCATCGGGTGGATTTCGACCCTGAGCGAAGACAACATCCCAAACCTCGCACCATTCTCGTTTTTTAATGTCGTCGGCGACGATCCGCCACATGTGATGTTCTCAGCGGCGCGCTCCAGCGGGGCCAACAAGGACACCTTGAATAATGTGCTGGCGACCAAACAGTTTGTTGTCAACATGGTCACGGAAGACATCGTTGATCAAATGAACAAAACCTCGGAAACCGTAGCGGCCGATGTCAATGAATTTGAACTCGCCGGCCTCACTGCCCTGGAATCAATCAAAGTAAAGCCATTCCGCGTTGGCGAGAGCCCGATTACAATGGAATGTGAACTGGTGCACCATTATGAACTCGAAAACCATCAGTATGGGGGTGCCGTGGTCGTGATCGGAAAGATCGTGATGTTCCACATTGATGACGAGGTGCTGCTAGAAGGTTTTGGCATTGACATGGATCGGTACAAACCGATTTCAAGATTGGCCGGTGCCAACTATTCCAGGATGGGCGAAATCTTTACAGTCAAACGAGCATAA
- a CDS encoding NAD(P)/FAD-dependent oxidoreductase, giving the protein MKNVLIIGGGLAGLTAAIHLSRSGLRVTLVEKNHYPKHKVCGEYISNEILPYYEWLGLDIGSLHPAKISTLHFSSAKGKTIGCRLPLGGFGVSRFTLDRYLSEKATAAGANRITATVEEVTFHNDTFTALLDNGTRLHADIVIGAHGKRSAFDIRMSREFVSKKSPWLAVKSHYKGHFPKEVVGLYNFDGGYCGVSNVESGIINICYLAGYYSFKQYKSPTEYERNVLGKNPQLKRILEQATPLFEKQLTISQISFASKDCVENHILMAGDAAGLIHPLCGNGMAMAIHSAKIASECILEFCRNPQFSRADMEMAYTQAWKKNFSKRLKTGKALAKVLQNGYLSAVLMQCAFWFPMVLPFIIRKTHGKVLTVSTHVPEYQIPV; this is encoded by the coding sequence ATGAAAAATGTACTTATCATCGGCGGCGGACTGGCCGGTTTGACGGCAGCCATACATCTCTCCAGGTCCGGTCTGCGGGTCACCCTCGTCGAGAAAAACCATTACCCTAAGCATAAGGTGTGCGGCGAATACATTTCCAATGAAATCTTACCGTACTACGAATGGCTTGGCCTTGACATCGGTTCGCTTCATCCGGCAAAAATTTCCACACTTCATTTTTCATCGGCCAAAGGCAAAACAATAGGTTGCCGACTGCCGCTCGGTGGATTTGGCGTAAGCCGTTTTACGCTCGACCGTTACCTGAGTGAGAAAGCGACGGCAGCAGGAGCCAACAGGATCACAGCCACCGTTGAAGAAGTCACCTTTCACAATGACACCTTTACCGCGTTGCTCGACAACGGGACCAGGCTGCATGCAGATATTGTCATTGGTGCGCACGGCAAACGCTCCGCATTCGATATCAGGATGTCACGCGAATTCGTTTCGAAAAAGTCGCCATGGCTCGCCGTAAAATCACACTATAAAGGCCATTTTCCGAAAGAAGTGGTCGGCCTGTACAATTTCGACGGCGGATATTGCGGCGTGTCGAATGTCGAAAGCGGCATCATTAATATTTGTTATCTGGCGGGCTACTACAGTTTTAAGCAATATAAGAGCCCTACTGAATACGAGCGCAATGTGCTCGGGAAAAATCCGCAGTTGAAACGTATTCTCGAACAGGCAACACCGCTTTTCGAGAAGCAGCTGACCATCAGCCAGATTTCGTTTGCCTCAAAGGACTGTGTCGAAAACCACATTCTGATGGCGGGCGATGCCGCAGGACTGATCCACCCGTTGTGCGGGAACGGCATGGCTATGGCAATCCACAGTGCCAAAATCGCATCGGAATGCATATTGGAATTCTGCCGTAATCCGCAGTTTTCCAGGGCAGACATGGAAATGGCCTACACACAGGCATGGAAAAAAAATTTCAGCAAAAGATTAAAAACCGGTAAAGCGTTAGCAAAAGTGCTGCAAAATGGGTATCTTTCAGCTGTATTGATGCAATGCGCGTTTTGGTTCCCGATGGTGCTTCCCTTCATCATCCGCAAAACACACGGAAAAGTTTTAACAGTAAGCACCCATGTCCCTGAATACCAGATACCGGTCTGA
- a CDS encoding acyl-CoA thioesterase encodes MAQIFKKDETIRFRHVDFAGIVFYPRFLEMLNDLVEDWFEEALDRPFSAMHEHGKGIPTVDLKVQFKQPARIGDVLSKSLWVINLGGASVHCGFTFTDQDGKTCLEGEVTLVNVGLHKGTNQIKAEPFSDETKNRILSFII; translated from the coding sequence ATGGCACAAATTTTCAAAAAGGACGAAACCATACGCTTCAGGCATGTCGATTTTGCCGGCATAGTCTTCTACCCCAGATTCCTCGAAATGCTCAATGATCTCGTCGAGGATTGGTTTGAGGAAGCGCTTGACCGGCCGTTTTCAGCAATGCATGAGCATGGTAAAGGCATTCCTACGGTGGATTTAAAGGTGCAGTTTAAGCAACCTGCACGAATCGGTGACGTTTTGTCCAAATCACTTTGGGTCATCAATCTGGGCGGTGCTTCGGTACATTGCGGATTTACATTCACCGATCAGGATGGCAAAACCTGCCTCGAAGGCGAAGTGACGCTCGTCAACGTCGGGCTGCACAAAGGTACCAATCAGATCAAAGCCGAACCTTTTTCCGATGAGACCAAAAACAGAATCCTTTCATTTATCATCTAA
- a CDS encoding AMP-binding protein — translation MKHYEDNFAHSHLPCETLRPDIILDHPDFRFEGSLNCVCKLLDDHISNGHGDAVAIRTFDTLWTYRDLYEKSNQIAHVLTDDLGFVSGNRVLIRSANNPMFVAIWFAVLKAGGIVVATMPLLREKELTVMIDSAEISHAFCDYRLEEELAVVKSDFLKQVITFDGTETKWSKLETLMHNKPRTFQNYHTMADSLALIGFTSGTTGKPKMTSHFHRDILLICEAFPKYSLQPTPDDIFTGSPPLGFTFGLGGLVLFPFYFGASTFLIEKPTPELLLRAISEYKITICFTAPTAWRIITTLVGDYDISSLRKCVSAGETLPLKVWEDWYEATGLKIIDGIGSTEILHIFISSNEDNMRKGATGLPIRGYEARIVDMDGNEVPANEPGRLAVRGITGCKYLNSPEKQQEYVQNKWNITGDIFRRDEDGYFWFVARGDDMIISSGYNIAAIEVENVLLGHDDIAECAVVGLPNEERGMLVCAYIVLKNQEHASESKASEIQEWFKKTAAPYKYPRQIHFVNALPKTETGKIQRFKLKS, via the coding sequence ATGAAACATTACGAAGACAATTTTGCGCATTCCCATTTGCCTTGTGAAACATTGAGGCCCGATATCATTTTGGACCATCCTGATTTCCGGTTTGAAGGCAGCCTGAACTGTGTCTGTAAACTCCTTGACGATCACATTTCAAACGGCCATGGCGACGCCGTCGCAATACGCACCTTTGACACCTTGTGGACTTACCGTGACTTGTACGAAAAGTCCAATCAGATTGCGCATGTCCTCACCGATGATCTCGGTTTTGTTTCCGGTAACCGCGTGCTGATCCGTTCGGCTAACAACCCAATGTTCGTTGCCATATGGTTCGCCGTACTGAAAGCGGGCGGGATCGTAGTGGCAACCATGCCGCTGCTGCGCGAGAAAGAACTGACAGTAATGATCGACAGTGCCGAAATTTCGCATGCATTTTGTGATTACCGGCTCGAGGAAGAGCTCGCAGTCGTAAAGTCGGATTTCCTCAAACAGGTCATCACCTTCGACGGCACGGAGACCAAATGGTCAAAGCTGGAAACGCTGATGCACAACAAACCCAGGACGTTCCAGAATTATCATACCATGGCCGATTCGCTCGCGCTGATCGGGTTTACCTCCGGAACGACAGGAAAACCGAAAATGACTTCTCATTTCCATCGCGATATTTTGCTGATTTGTGAAGCATTTCCGAAATATTCGTTGCAGCCTACGCCCGACGACATCTTTACCGGAAGTCCGCCATTGGGATTCACTTTCGGCTTGGGCGGCCTGGTATTGTTCCCGTTTTATTTCGGCGCCTCCACATTCCTGATTGAAAAGCCGACCCCCGAATTGCTGCTCCGTGCCATTTCGGAATACAAAATCACCATTTGCTTTACAGCGCCCACCGCCTGGCGGATTATCACCACACTGGTTGGAGATTATGATATTTCTTCCTTAAGGAAATGCGTTTCCGCCGGAGAGACTTTGCCTTTAAAAGTCTGGGAGGACTGGTATGAGGCCACCGGATTGAAAATTATCGACGGCATCGGATCCACAGAAATACTGCATATATTTATTTCCTCAAATGAGGACAATATGAGAAAAGGCGCAACAGGACTTCCCATTCGCGGTTATGAGGCGCGGATCGTCGACATGGACGGAAACGAAGTGCCGGCAAACGAACCGGGGAGACTTGCGGTGCGCGGCATCACAGGCTGCAAATACCTCAATTCACCCGAAAAACAGCAGGAATACGTTCAGAATAAATGGAATATTACCGGTGATATTTTCCGGAGGGACGAGGATGGCTACTTTTGGTTTGTGGCACGCGGAGACGACATGATTATCTCTTCAGGCTATAACATCGCTGCCATTGAGGTCGAGAACGTCCTTCTGGGACACGACGATATCGCAGAATGTGCCGTTGTGGGTTTGCCAAACGAAGAACGCGGCATGCTTGTCTGTGCTTACATTGTCCTTAAAAATCAGGAACACGCCAGCGAAAGTAAGGCGTCGGAAATCCAGGAGTGGTTCAAGAAAACCGCTGCGCCCTATAAATATCCGAGACAAATCCATTTCGTAAACGCTTTACCCAAAACGGAAACAGGCAAAATACAACGATTCAAACTCAAGTCATAA
- the acs gene encoding acetate--CoA ligase yields the protein MSYYKIESLEQYFKHYNKSIREPRKFWGKIAEENFTWYQQWEKVVEFNMAEADVKWFVDAKVNIVKNAIDRHLARRGTKTAIIFEPNNPDEPALHISYNELHQRVCKMANVLRAQGITKGDRVCIYLPMMPELAVSVLACARIGAIHSVVFAGFSAAALATRISDSECKMVITSDGGYRGNKTIDLKSIVDEALQSCPSVQTVLVAKRTHERINMRPDRDILLQPQLDAASDNNVAEIMDAEDPLFILYTSGSTGKPKGMVHTTAGYMVYTAYTFKNVFNYEENDIFWCTADIGWITGHSYILYGPLLNGATTVMFEGVPSYPDFSRFWEVIEKHKVTHFYTAPTAIRALAKENIDYIQPFPLKSLKVIGSVGEPINEEAWHWYNDHVGGKRCPLVDTWWQTETGGIMISPLAFITPTKPTYASLPLPGIQPVLMDEKRNEIEGNQVTGSLCIKFPWPSIARTIWGDHQRYKDTYFSTFPGKYFTGDGALRDEVGYYRITGRVDDVIIVSGHNLGTAPIEDAINEHPAVAESAIVGFPHDIKGNALYGYIILKETGESRDRTNLANEINMMISHQIGPIAKLDKIQFVSGLPKTRSGKIMRRILRKIAEGDFSNFGDISTLLNPEIVEEIKDGRI from the coding sequence ATGAGTTACTACAAGATTGAAAGTTTAGAGCAATACTTTAAACATTACAATAAATCGATCCGCGAGCCACGGAAATTCTGGGGCAAGATTGCAGAAGAAAATTTTACATGGTACCAGCAATGGGAAAAGGTGGTTGAATTCAATATGGCGGAAGCCGATGTAAAATGGTTTGTGGATGCCAAGGTCAATATCGTCAAGAATGCGATCGACCGGCATTTGGCACGCCGTGGTACAAAGACCGCAATTATCTTCGAACCCAACAATCCTGACGAGCCTGCGTTGCACATCTCTTATAATGAGCTGCACCAGCGCGTGTGTAAAATGGCCAATGTGCTGCGGGCGCAGGGCATCACCAAAGGCGACCGCGTATGCATTTACCTGCCGATGATGCCGGAGCTGGCGGTTTCCGTACTGGCGTGTGCAAGGATCGGCGCGATACATTCGGTGGTATTTGCCGGATTTTCTGCGGCGGCGCTGGCAACGAGGATTAGTGACTCCGAATGCAAAATGGTCATTACCTCAGATGGCGGGTACCGCGGCAATAAGACGATTGACTTAAAAAGCATAGTTGACGAGGCGCTGCAAAGCTGCCCATCGGTACAAACGGTATTGGTCGCCAAACGGACGCACGAGCGAATCAACATGCGCCCGGACCGTGATATTTTGCTCCAGCCACAACTTGATGCGGCGTCAGACAATAATGTTGCGGAAATCATGGATGCGGAAGATCCGTTATTTATCCTGTATACTTCAGGTTCAACCGGCAAACCCAAAGGCATGGTGCATACTACAGCCGGTTATATGGTGTATACCGCTTACACTTTCAAGAATGTTTTCAATTACGAAGAAAATGATATTTTCTGGTGTACGGCAGATATCGGCTGGATCACCGGCCACTCGTATATCTTATACGGTCCGCTGCTCAATGGTGCCACTACGGTGATGTTCGAGGGCGTGCCGTCTTATCCTGATTTCAGCAGATTCTGGGAAGTGATCGAAAAGCACAAGGTGACGCATTTTTACACCGCGCCTACCGCCATCCGTGCTTTGGCTAAAGAGAATATTGATTACATACAGCCATTTCCGTTGAAGTCCCTTAAAGTAATCGGCTCCGTGGGAGAACCCATCAATGAGGAAGCCTGGCATTGGTATAACGACCACGTAGGAGGGAAGCGCTGCCCGTTGGTAGACACCTGGTGGCAAACCGAGACCGGGGGCATCATGATATCGCCATTGGCGTTTATCACGCCTACCAAACCTACGTATGCCTCGCTGCCATTGCCAGGGATACAGCCGGTGTTGATGGACGAAAAACGCAATGAGATTGAAGGCAACCAGGTTACGGGCAGCCTGTGCATCAAGTTTCCGTGGCCGTCGATTGCGAGGACCATCTGGGGTGACCACCAACGGTATAAGGATACATACTTTTCGACATTTCCCGGCAAATACTTCACGGGTGACGGGGCATTACGCGATGAAGTAGGATATTACAGAATCACCGGCCGTGTAGATGATGTGATTATCGTTTCCGGGCATAACCTGGGCACAGCGCCTATCGAAGACGCCATCAACGAACATCCCGCAGTGGCGGAAAGCGCAATCGTCGGATTTCCGCATGACATTAAGGGAAATGCACTGTACGGGTACATTATATTAAAGGAGACCGGGGAGAGCAGGGACCGCACCAACCTTGCCAATGAAATCAATATGATGATTTCGCATCAGATAGGCCCGATTGCGAAGTTGGATAAGATCCAGTTCGTGAGCGGGTTGCCGAAAACACGCAGCGGGAAAATCATGCGGCGCATCTTACGCAAGATTGCGGAAGGTGATTTTTCTAATTTCGGGGACATATCGACATTGCTGAATCCTGAGATCGTAGAAGAGATAAAGGACGGGAGGATTTAG
- a CDS encoding SIMPL domain-containing protein (The SIMPL domain is named for its presence in mouse protein SIMPL (signalling molecule that associates with mouse pelle-like kinase). Bacterial member BP26, from Brucella, was shown to assemble into a channel-like structure, while YggE from E. coli has been associated with resistance to oxidative stress.) yields the protein MKTIFAIAGCLFLNATIAQHTGNHLYETDHNRYNEQHEVMHNPNAEKIVDNGSQLIYKINVLNNVSADSYLITLGLNQEAPNPKECNQKINKRIESFRAALKKMGINAEDVATDFISQTKIYDFKSQTEDRQTSFTEQEKGFEIKKNLIIRLNRMTLFDPLVETASEYGIFNIIKVDYFCKDPQKIYETMLTEANRILAQRKQKSNKDVNNPDLYSQPKISINYYSVQPGSQYKNFTAYESSDVTFRSDYYSDKSYVKQEERKSRTFYYDGRQPDLYDSVLNADVPAVGLQYVMEMVVSYTPR from the coding sequence ATGAAAACAATCTTTGCCATCGCGGGATGCCTGTTCCTGAATGCAACAATCGCACAACACACCGGCAACCATTTGTATGAAACGGACCACAATCGTTACAATGAACAGCATGAAGTGATGCACAATCCGAATGCCGAAAAAATTGTCGATAACGGCTCGCAGCTGATCTACAAGATTAATGTGCTGAATAACGTCAGCGCGGATTCCTACCTCATTACGCTGGGACTGAATCAGGAAGCCCCCAATCCGAAGGAATGCAACCAAAAGATCAATAAACGCATCGAAAGCTTCAGGGCGGCACTTAAAAAAATGGGAATCAATGCGGAAGATGTCGCTACGGATTTTATTTCGCAAACCAAGATTTACGATTTCAAATCGCAGACCGAAGACCGGCAGACCAGCTTTACCGAGCAGGAAAAAGGATTTGAAATCAAAAAGAACCTGATCATCAGGCTTAATCGGATGACGCTTTTTGACCCCTTGGTGGAAACTGCTTCCGAGTACGGGATTTTCAACATCATTAAAGTCGATTATTTCTGCAAGGATCCGCAAAAAATCTATGAGACGATGCTCACGGAAGCCAATCGGATTTTGGCGCAAAGGAAGCAAAAATCGAATAAGGACGTCAATAACCCGGATTTGTACAGCCAGCCGAAGATCAGTATTAATTATTACAGCGTACAGCCGGGCAGCCAGTATAAGAATTTTACAGCTTATGAGAGTTCGGACGTTACGTTCAGGAGCGACTACTATTCAGACAAGAGCTATGTAAAGCAGGAAGAACGCAAAAGCAGGACCTTTTACTACGACGGCCGACAGCCTGACTTATATGACTCGGTGCTCAATGCCGACGTCCCGGCTGTAGGATTGCAATATGTTATGGAAATGGTGGTGAGTTATACACCACGTTGA
- a CDS encoding FAD-dependent monooxygenase: MKIAVIGGGPGGLYFSILTKKAMPQVQIDVYERNKSDDSFGFGVVFSDETLSEFLTRDPKSYELIRSKFAYWDDLDVARDGEVVRITGNGFCGCSRKTLLQLLQQRCIEEGVNLHFEANVDDLSIFADADYIVASDGINSQLRDTQAAAFGTHIEMKRNKFVWLGSTRPLDAFTYFFRTTPFGTFVAHTYQYEQGMSTWIFECTPETWTHAGFDTFDEVGTIDKLSEIFREELQGHGLISNKSFWRQFPAVTNKYWSHGNIVLLGDAKATAHYSIGSGTKLAMECAIALSDAIVEFGTDKEKAFAKYEQLRRNRVETIQHAANVSLDWFENMDRHVRHDFMQFAFGVMTRAKKVTFENLALRDSAFTEKVLRGFHQNKENKNTPPAFTPFTLRSIELPNRIVMSPMGQYSAKDGLVSDWHLVHYGARALGGVGLILTEMTAVSPTGRITPGCAGIWSEEQGFAWKKITDFVHEHSGAKIGMQIGHSGRKGSVNVPAVGNNIPLENGWELISASPIAFAEHMPVPKEIDASDMEIVISEFTRAAINADKAGFDMIELQAHHGFLLASFLSPLTNKRQDHFGGSLENRLRFPLQVFDSMRKAFNADKPISVRISASDWAENGITMEEIISISMAFKAAGADIINVSTGNTVSHQKPQPGRMWQTPFSDSVRNTVNIPTITTGFIQDIDQINTILLNGRADLVALGRPLLLDPNFVRHAQAYENFRPDDIPQPYFAGTTHLYPLHAAARREKEQMKKALKPETHKKN, translated from the coding sequence ATGAAGATAGCAGTTATTGGCGGTGGCCCCGGTGGCTTGTATTTTTCAATCCTGACCAAAAAGGCGATGCCGCAGGTACAGATTGATGTATATGAAAGAAATAAATCCGATGACAGTTTTGGATTCGGTGTTGTTTTTTCTGATGAAACACTCAGTGAATTCCTGACTCGGGATCCTAAATCCTATGAGTTGATACGAAGCAAGTTCGCATACTGGGACGACCTTGACGTGGCCCGTGACGGCGAGGTCGTACGCATAACGGGCAACGGCTTCTGCGGCTGCTCACGCAAGACCCTGCTGCAATTATTACAGCAACGATGCATCGAAGAAGGCGTCAACCTTCATTTTGAAGCCAATGTTGATGACCTTTCCATTTTCGCGGACGCAGACTATATCGTGGCGTCTGATGGGATCAACAGCCAGCTCCGCGACACGCAGGCTGCCGCTTTCGGTACGCATATCGAGATGAAGCGCAACAAATTCGTATGGTTGGGCTCTACGCGGCCACTCGACGCTTTTACCTATTTCTTCCGAACGACGCCGTTCGGCACCTTCGTTGCCCATACCTACCAATACGAACAGGGCATGAGTACCTGGATTTTCGAATGTACGCCTGAAACATGGACCCATGCCGGGTTCGACACCTTTGACGAAGTCGGTACCATCGACAAACTGTCTGAAATATTCCGCGAAGAATTGCAAGGCCACGGACTCATATCAAACAAATCATTCTGGAGGCAATTCCCGGCAGTGACGAACAAATATTGGTCACACGGAAACATCGTGTTGCTCGGCGATGCGAAAGCCACTGCGCATTACTCAATCGGTTCAGGAACAAAACTGGCGATGGAATGCGCTATCGCCCTATCAGACGCCATCGTAGAGTTTGGCACTGACAAGGAAAAGGCGTTCGCCAAATACGAGCAACTGCGTCGGAACCGCGTTGAAACCATACAGCACGCTGCGAATGTTTCGCTTGACTGGTTCGAAAACATGGACCGACACGTCAGGCATGATTTTATGCAGTTTGCATTCGGTGTAATGACAAGGGCAAAGAAAGTGACCTTTGAAAACCTGGCCTTACGCGACAGCGCGTTTACCGAAAAGGTACTCCGGGGCTTCCATCAGAATAAGGAAAATAAAAACACCCCGCCTGCTTTCACCCCTTTCACGCTGCGCAGCATCGAACTGCCTAACCGCATCGTCATGTCGCCGATGGGGCAATACAGCGCCAAAGACGGTTTGGTCTCTGACTGGCACCTGGTTCATTATGGTGCGCGCGCTTTGGGCGGCGTTGGCTTGATTCTAACCGAAATGACCGCCGTCTCACCAACCGGACGTATTACTCCCGGTTGCGCCGGTATATGGTCTGAGGAACAGGGTTTTGCATGGAAGAAAATCACTGATTTTGTACATGAACACAGTGGTGCAAAAATAGGAATGCAGATTGGTCATTCCGGAAGAAAAGGCAGTGTGAATGTCCCTGCTGTCGGCAACAATATTCCGCTCGAAAATGGCTGGGAACTGATTTCAGCCTCGCCAATAGCGTTTGCAGAACATATGCCTGTACCAAAAGAAATTGATGCGTCAGATATGGAGATCGTGATTTCAGAATTTACACGGGCTGCCATTAATGCTGATAAAGCCGGTTTTGATATGATTGAATTACAGGCACACCATGGATTTCTGCTTGCTTCTTTCCTTTCTCCGTTAACTAATAAACGACAAGACCACTTCGGCGGAAGCCTTGAAAACCGACTGCGTTTTCCGTTACAGGTTTTTGATTCGATGCGAAAAGCGTTCAATGCCGATAAACCGATTTCCGTACGCATTTCTGCGTCGGATTGGGCAGAAAACGGCATTACCATGGAAGAAATTATCTCAATCAGCATGGCATTTAAAGCCGCCGGCGCTGATATTATCAATGTGTCTACAGGAAATACGGTAAGTCATCAGAAACCGCAACCGGGCCGCATGTGGCAGACGCCTTTTTCGGATAGCGTCAGGAATACTGTGAATATTCCTACGATTACAACCGGCTTTATCCAGGATATCGACCAGATCAATACCATATTGCTGAATGGCCGTGCCGACCTCGTGGCGCTCGGCAGGCCGTTGCTGCTCGACCCCAATTTTGTACGCCATGCACAGGCGTATGAAAATTTCCGCCCTGATGACATACCGCAACCGTATTTTGCCGGTACGACGCATTTATATCCGCTGCATGCCGCAGCACGCAGGGAGAAGGAACAGATGAAAAAGGCCCTTAAACCTGAAACACATAAGAAGAATTGA
- a CDS encoding methyltransferase domain-containing protein, which translates to MSLNTRYRSDAAEIMDDFSLEGETLRDALDKIEGINHWLGGNKVVLEGIRNLIGNPKSTQTITVCDVGCGNGAMLRCIADYALVNNLRMELTGIDANLFTVDHARKLSHHYPNIVYKCEDVFQKDFGEYDVIVCTLTMHHFKDDQVVSLMQRFYANSRIGIVINDLHRSALAYRLFQVVCFVFRLNKMSKDDGLVSILRGFKKTELMAFSEKLNFQNYSIRWKWAFRYQWIISKI; encoded by the coding sequence ATGTCCCTGAATACCAGATACCGGTCTGATGCCGCAGAAATTATGGACGATTTCAGCCTTGAAGGCGAGACGTTGCGCGACGCTTTGGATAAGATTGAAGGCATTAACCATTGGCTCGGCGGGAATAAGGTCGTGCTGGAAGGCATCAGGAACCTGATCGGCAATCCAAAAAGTACCCAGACGATTACGGTCTGCGACGTCGGCTGTGGAAACGGTGCCATGCTGCGGTGCATCGCCGATTATGCGCTGGTGAATAACCTCAGGATGGAACTTACCGGAATTGACGCCAACCTTTTTACGGTGGATCATGCCAGAAAGCTGTCGCACCATTACCCCAACATCGTGTATAAATGTGAAGATGTCTTCCAAAAAGACTTTGGTGAATATGATGTCATTGTCTGTACGCTGACGATGCACCACTTTAAGGATGATCAGGTTGTAAGCCTGATGCAGCGGTTCTACGCAAATTCACGAATCGGGATTGTCATTAACGATTTGCACCGAAGCGCACTCGCATACCGGCTGTTTCAGGTCGTTTGCTTTGTATTCCGGCTCAACAAAATGTCTAAGGACGATGGCCTCGTGTCCATTTTACGCGGATTTAAAAAAACGGAATTGATGGCCTTTTCCGAGAAACTAAACTTTCAAAATTACAGCATCCGTTGGAAATGGGCGTTCCGCTACCAATGGATCATTTCAAAAATATGA